One Peromyscus leucopus breed LL Stock chromosome 2, UCI_PerLeu_2.1, whole genome shotgun sequence DNA window includes the following coding sequences:
- the LOC114682142 gene encoding E3 ubiquitin-protein ligase Topors-like: MAMELSSNCECPNCLEGIHSESNRNSSRKKDDGAPYARSSKKSTLSPIMKRFLSQCYSNRLENGNKEDPGFLPSERESSMGFSQRQNLSETSKNTKQKTKPLRELTIQELLRKFGDGGKFQPYSKSLGHFRDHGVVKFRRALYYSGIWVKRVQSSKLEKHFSANYFKRNPSSLHRLIPWLKRELTAVYGDNGYTVKNVLAAILHHMTIFNLNSESFTQLLEPYLLQHTHHFLHEFISFVYSSYNLETYDRSAVYQCPVSKWMKNKNVFSTPVLSLPEDFSLVVAQQGTKRSKNTRVQWNKTRPRPHSSLKQFPNGSNSSRNPKTSTTHQKTADKFHVWTEDEWELDDFKDVVCTTNLLLDWDNLRESSPGTECYKNDNQEKKAEGKKLLPGHVQAPQRSRASSHISGASVDSNRVPPRKYNLRERNVVRPGQQVHYQKKEKKKLEESSPKGYQRLPRERTLINSKSRETDHSSNCISGNFLFPTRNDKMLGSSRKKKRKYSQSSQYVEVGSQQRARTQSRSSSRTPRSESWCVGSRKRSISRDRDNLSTRGNHRRKCLTQNIRRGPSRGSVHGCESAYRMASLTPGYHGKVCLTSGRRHSCASAGNCDSQVGRECDSLTGLQTEKYQFPSKQQKKGKNPVIRARRIRTLGPQKPHCQCVGTQTTAQFCVELGHLSDQRSMNGHFECVTSCRK, encoded by the coding sequence ATGGCGATGGAGCTTTCATCGAACTGTGAGTGTCCTAACTGTTTGGAAGGTATTCACAGTGAGTCTAACCGGAATTCTTCCAGAAAGAAAGATGATGGTGCACCATACGCCAGATCAAGTAAGAAATCCACACTTTCTCCCATCATGAAACGCTTTCTTTCTCAGTGTTATTCCAACAGGCTGGAGAAtggtaacaaggaagaccctggATTTCTCCCTTCAGAGCGGGAAAGTTCCATGGGCTTTTCTCAAAGACAAAATCTCAGTGAGACATCAAAGAACACCAAACAGAAGACCAAACCATTGAGAGAACTGACTATCCAAGAACTACTGAGGAAGTTTGGAGACGGAGGGAAGTTCCAACCGTACTCCAAGTCCTTGGGCCACTTTAGAGACCACGGGGTTGTGAAGTTCAGAAGAGCACTGTATTATTCTGGAATCTGGGTAAAACGTGTTCAAAGCTCTAAATTGGAAAAGCACTTTTCAGctaattatttcaaaagaaatccCAGTAGCCTCCACCGGCTGATTCCCTGGCTGAAACGGGAACTCACAGCTGTTTATGGAGACAATGGCTACACAGTTAAGAATGTTCTAGCTGCTATTCTCCATCACATGACAATATTTAACTTAAACAGTGAATCTTTCACTCAGCTACTGGAGCCTTATCTTCTACAACATACCCATCACTTTCTGCACGAGTTTATCAGTTTTGTTTATTCATCTTACAACTTGGAGACCTATGACCGGAGTGCCGTCTATCAGTGTCCCGTTTCAAAATGGATGAAAAACAAGAACGTTTTTTCAACTCCAGTCTTGTCTTTGCCTGAGGATTTCTCCCTCGTGGTAGCTCAACAAGGTACCAAGCGGTCTAAGAACACCCGGGTTCAGTGGAATAAGACTAGGCCGAGGCCTCACTCTAGCTTGAAACAGTTTCCAAATGGCAGTAATTCCTCACGAAATCCCAAAACCTCAACAACCCATCAGAAAACAGCAGACAAATTCCATGTTTGGACTGAAGACGAATGGGAATTAGATGATTTCAAGGATGTGGTTTGCACTACCAATTTGTTACTGGATTGGGATAATCTCAGGGAAAGCAGCCCAGGCACAGAGTGTTACAAAAACGATAATcaagagaaaaaggcagaagGCAAAAAGCTGCTCCCTGGTCATGTCCAGGCTCCGCAGAGGAGCAGAGCAAGTTCCCACATCAGCGGAGCATCAGTGGATTCTAATCGAGTACCACCAAGAAAGTACAATTTAAGGGAAAGGAATGTTGTGCGTCCTGGCCAACAGGTACAttatcagaaaaaagaaaaaaagaaacttgaagaATCTTCACCAAAGGGTTATCAAAGATTGCCTAGAGAAAGGACCTTGATAAACAGCAAATCCAGAGAAACGGATCATTCTAGTAATTGCATCTCTGGAAATTTCCTCTTTCCTACTAGAAATGATAAAATGCTGGGTTCTTctagaaaaaagaagagaaagtacaGCCAGTCTTCCCAGTATGTAGAAGTTGGTTCACAACAAAGGGCAAGAACCCAAAGtcgatccagttccaggacacccagatcCGAATCCTGGTGTGTTGGATCCAGAAAGCGATCCATAAGCAGAGATCGGGATAATCTCTCTACGAGGGGAAATCACAGAAGGAAATGTCTCACCCAAAATATACGCCGTGGGCCATCAAGAGGAAGTGTGCACGGCTGTGAATCTGCCTACAGGATGGCATCCTTGACCCCAGGGTACCATGGCAAGGTTTGTTTAACCTCTGGGCGGAGACACAGCTGCGCCTCTGCAGGTAACTGTGATTCTCAAGTTGGAAGAGAGTGTGACAGTCTCACAGGCCTGCAGACTGAGAAATATCAGTTCCCAAGTaagcagcagaagaaaggaaagaacccAGTCATTAGAGCAAGGAGGATCAGAACACTTGGGCCCCAAAAACCCCATTGCCAGTGTGTGGGTACACAAACCACGGCACAGTTCTGTGTTGAGTTGGGGCATCTCAGTGATCAAAGATCAATGAATGGTCATTTTGAATGTGTGACTTCCTGTAGaaagtag